In Inquilinus sp. Marseille-Q2685, the following proteins share a genomic window:
- a CDS encoding MFS transporter: protein MSVTSDSAAQAPAQPEASLTRPLILLFGTSVGIIVTNLFAPQTLAGLIGPSLGLSAAAAGLMAMATLLGYAAGLFLLVPLADLAENRRLILRMLASAAVCAGLAAVAPTAATLLPALMLLGAACSAIQILVPIAAAMAPPERRGRVIGDVMGGLMVGILLSRPLASAIAGIAGWRGFSLASAAAMALLTLVLAARLPRRQPAAGTTYPALIASLWRLLREEPVLRARALTASLVMAGFSLFWTAVALRLAMPPFGLGQGGIALFALVGAGGAAVTPLAGRAGDRGWTRPATLVSHLAVIGAFALAAWAGAAPPGGMLLPLVVLGLAAVVLDIGVTGDQTLGRRAVNLLRPEARGRLNGLFVGLFFLGGAVGSAAAGAAWAAGGWPLICLIGAGFGTVALVAGRRDRSR, encoded by the coding sequence ATGTCAGTCACCAGCGACTCTGCGGCCCAGGCCCCGGCGCAGCCCGAAGCCTCCCTCACCCGTCCGCTGATCCTGCTGTTCGGCACCTCGGTCGGCATCATCGTCACCAACCTGTTCGCGCCGCAGACCCTGGCCGGGCTGATCGGCCCGTCGCTGGGTCTGTCCGCCGCCGCGGCCGGGCTGATGGCGATGGCGACGCTGCTCGGCTATGCCGCCGGCCTGTTCCTGCTGGTGCCGCTGGCCGACCTGGCCGAGAATCGGCGGCTGATCCTGCGGATGCTCGCCTCCGCCGCCGTCTGTGCCGGGCTGGCCGCCGTGGCGCCGACCGCCGCCACGCTGCTGCCGGCACTGATGCTGCTGGGGGCCGCCTGCTCCGCCATCCAGATCCTGGTGCCGATCGCCGCCGCCATGGCGCCGCCGGAACGGCGCGGCCGCGTCATCGGCGACGTCATGGGCGGGCTCATGGTCGGCATACTGCTGTCCCGCCCGCTGGCCAGCGCCATCGCCGGCATCGCCGGCTGGCGCGGCTTCTCCCTGGCCAGCGCCGCCGCCATGGCGCTGCTGACCCTGGTGCTGGCCGCCCGCCTGCCGCGGCGGCAGCCGGCCGCTGGGACGACCTATCCCGCACTGATCGCCTCGCTGTGGCGCCTGCTGCGCGAGGAGCCGGTGCTGCGCGCCCGGGCGCTGACGGCAAGCCTGGTAATGGCGGGTTTCAGCCTGTTCTGGACCGCGGTGGCGCTGCGCCTGGCGATGCCGCCCTTCGGCCTGGGCCAAGGCGGCATCGCGCTGTTCGCCCTGGTCGGCGCCGGCGGTGCCGCGGTGACGCCGCTGGCCGGCCGGGCCGGCGACCGCGGCTGGACCCGACCGGCGACCCTGGTCTCGCATCTTGCCGTGATCGGCGCCTTCGCCCTGGCCGCCTGGGCCGGCGCGGCGCCGCCGGGCGGTATGCTGCTGCCGCTGGTGGTCCTGGGGCTCGCCGCCGTGGTGCTGGACATCGGAGTCACCGGCGACCAGACGCTGGGCCGCCGCGCCGTCAACCTGCTGCGGCCGGAGGCGCGCGGCCGGCTGAACGGGCTGTTCGTCGGCCTGTTCTTCCTGGGCGGCGCGGTCGGCTCGGCCGCCGCCGGCGCCGCCTGGGCGGCGGGCGGCTGGCCGCTGATTTGCCTGATCGGCGCCGGCTTCGGGACGGTGGCCCTGGTGGCGGGGCGGCGCGACCGGTCGCGCTGA
- a CDS encoding YbhB/YbcL family Raf kinase inhibitor-like protein, which produces MAFILNSPAFGDGDPIPPKYSRDGDNVSPPLEWQDPPPTTQSYVLVVDDPDAPSGTFRHWAVYNIMGSRDRLPEGTTAGAKTESLGHGVNDFGNAHWDGPQPPRGHGRHHYHFRLAALDVPRLDLPPKATVEQIWRAARPHVVGEAELVGTFER; this is translated from the coding sequence ATGGCCTTCATCCTCAACAGCCCGGCCTTCGGCGACGGTGATCCGATCCCGCCCAAATATTCCCGGGACGGCGACAACGTCTCGCCGCCGCTCGAATGGCAGGATCCGCCACCCACCACGCAGAGCTATGTCCTGGTGGTGGACGATCCGGACGCGCCCTCCGGCACCTTCCGCCACTGGGCCGTCTACAACATCATGGGCAGCCGCGACCGCCTGCCGGAAGGCACCACGGCGGGAGCCAAGACCGAAAGCCTCGGCCATGGCGTCAACGACTTCGGCAACGCCCATTGGGACGGGCCGCAGCCGCCGCGGGGCCATGGCCGGCACCACTATCACTTCCGGCTGGCCGCGCTGGACGTGCCGAGGCTGGACCTGCCGCCCAAGGCGACGGTCGAGCAGATCTGGCGCGCCGCCCGGCCGCATGTCGTCGGCGAGGCCGAGCTGGTCGGCACCTTCGAGCGCTGA
- a CDS encoding MFS transporter — MSATAPLPAPFRRLAWSNLAAQSAEQIGLAAAPIVAVLALGAGAGGTGLLQTVQTLPFLLLSLPAGLLADRSSRRRMMAAAEALRALSLLAVLLLLSTGGLSLGLLAALGFLGAAGTVAYSVAAPSLVPDLVPRADLPAANGRIELARSAAFAAGPAVAGALVAWTGAGPAFAMAAALSVLAAILLAGIREPQRPAMPRRHALQDLREGASFVLTHPLLRPVLLTAVFFNIGWFVLQAIYVPYAVGHLCLGASAVGATLAVYGVGMVLAALAAPRIARRMPFGPLLLVGPFSGLAGALLMLLTVWLPFAPIAGLAFFLFGAGPVLWVIASTTLRQAVTPPAMLGRVSAIITMATFGARPLGAAIGGLVGDSHGAAACLAIAAIGFVVQALVIAGSPVPRLAALPTG; from the coding sequence ATGTCCGCCACCGCCCCGCTTCCCGCGCCGTTCCGCCGCTTGGCCTGGTCCAACCTGGCCGCGCAGTCGGCGGAGCAGATCGGCCTGGCCGCCGCGCCGATCGTCGCCGTGCTCGCCCTCGGCGCCGGGGCCGGCGGCACCGGCCTGCTGCAGACCGTGCAGACCTTGCCGTTCCTGCTGCTGTCCCTGCCGGCCGGGCTCCTGGCCGACCGGTCGTCGCGCCGCCGGATGATGGCGGCGGCGGAGGCGCTGCGGGCACTGTCGCTGCTGGCCGTGCTGCTGCTCCTCTCGACTGGCGGCCTCAGCCTCGGCCTGCTGGCGGCGCTCGGCTTCCTCGGCGCCGCCGGCACCGTGGCCTACAGCGTGGCGGCGCCGTCCCTGGTGCCGGACCTGGTGCCGCGGGCGGATCTCCCGGCCGCGAACGGACGGATCGAGCTGGCGCGCAGCGCCGCCTTCGCCGCCGGTCCGGCCGTGGCCGGCGCGCTGGTGGCCTGGACCGGCGCCGGCCCAGCGTTCGCCATGGCCGCGGCCCTGTCGGTCCTGGCCGCGATCCTGCTGGCCGGCATCCGCGAGCCGCAACGGCCGGCGATGCCGCGCCGCCACGCCCTGCAGGACCTGCGCGAGGGCGCCTCCTTTGTCCTGACCCATCCGCTGCTGCGGCCGGTGCTGCTGACCGCGGTGTTCTTCAACATCGGCTGGTTCGTGCTGCAGGCGATCTATGTGCCCTATGCGGTCGGCCATCTTTGCCTCGGCGCCTCTGCAGTCGGCGCCACGCTGGCGGTCTATGGCGTCGGCATGGTGCTGGCCGCGCTGGCGGCGCCGCGGATCGCCCGGCGCATGCCGTTCGGGCCGCTGCTGCTGGTCGGCCCGTTCTCCGGCCTTGCCGGGGCGCTGCTGATGCTGCTGACCGTCTGGCTGCCCTTCGCCCCGATCGCAGGCCTGGCCTTCTTCCTGTTCGGCGCCGGGCCGGTGCTGTGGGTGATCGCCTCGACCACCCTGCGCCAGGCGGTGACCCCGCCGGCGATGCTGGGCCGGGTCTCGGCGATCATCACCATGGCCACCTTCGGCGCCCGCCCGCTCGGCGCCGCCATCGGCGGGCTGGTCGGCGACAGCCACGGCGCCGCCGCCTGCCTGGCCATTGCCGCGATCGGATTCGTCGTCCAGGCCCTGGTGATCGCCGGCTCGCCGGTGCCGCGCCTCGCCGCTCTGCCGACAGGGTAG
- a CDS encoding linear amide C-N hydrolase: MCTDFLLVARDASVVNGRSVEFGTDLQSQILVGGRGTLKQSPAPEGRQGYSWNAKYGYVGTSAYNRNIISDGMNERGLSIGALWLPTTRYKHDVPHDKAVIAELFASWVLGTCATVDEVKHRLHNHEIEVWGDLVLDEKSPLHFPIHDEAGRSIVVEFTDRETHIYDNPVGVVTNDPPFPWQITNIQNYVGLSNVDAEPIEIGLKRFAQAGHGSGMRGVPGDSTPPSRFIRTVFNKHFAEHAQRPKNSEEACNLALHLLNTVDIPKGTSASRTQEGGTPEYDYPQVVVVKELTEKIFNFRTYDNPTVMRIDLKKLNLSDPVETRYPLPTQPVSIDITPTVNRAAQ, translated from the coding sequence ATGTGCACCGATTTTCTGCTGGTGGCGCGCGATGCCAGCGTCGTCAACGGGCGCAGCGTGGAGTTCGGAACGGACCTCCAATCCCAAATCCTGGTCGGCGGCAGAGGCACCCTGAAGCAAAGCCCGGCGCCCGAGGGCAGGCAGGGCTACAGCTGGAACGCCAAGTACGGCTATGTCGGCACCAGCGCCTACAACAGGAACATCATCTCCGACGGCATGAACGAGAGGGGGCTGAGCATCGGCGCCCTGTGGCTGCCCACCACGCGCTACAAGCACGACGTGCCTCACGACAAGGCCGTGATCGCCGAGCTCTTCGCCAGCTGGGTGCTCGGCACCTGCGCCACCGTCGACGAGGTCAAGCACAGGCTGCACAACCATGAGATCGAGGTCTGGGGGGATCTGGTGCTGGATGAAAAGTCGCCGCTGCATTTCCCGATCCATGACGAGGCTGGCCGGAGCATCGTCGTCGAGTTCACCGACCGCGAGACCCATATCTACGACAACCCGGTCGGCGTGGTGACCAACGACCCGCCCTTCCCCTGGCAGATCACCAACATCCAGAACTATGTCGGCCTGTCCAACGTCGACGCCGAGCCGATCGAGATCGGCCTGAAGCGCTTCGCGCAGGCGGGGCACGGCAGCGGCATGCGGGGGGTGCCGGGGGATTCGACCCCGCCGTCCCGCTTCATCCGCACCGTCTTCAACAAGCACTTCGCGGAGCATGCCCAGCGGCCGAAGAACAGCGAAGAGGCCTGCAACCTGGCGCTGCACCTGCTCAACACCGTCGACATCCCGAAAGGCACCAGCGCCTCGAGGACGCAGGAGGGCGGGACGCCGGAGTACGACTACCCCCAGGTGGTCGTGGTCAAGGAGCTGACGGAGAAGATCTTCAACTTCCGCACCTACGACAACCCGACGGTCATGCGGATCGACCTCAAGAAGCTGAACCTGTCGGATCCCGTCGAGACTCGTTATCCGCTGCCGACGCAGCCGGTCTCGATCGACATCACCCCGACGGTCAATCGAGCGGCACAGTAG
- the ada gene encoding bifunctional DNA-binding transcriptional regulator/O6-methylguanine-DNA methyltransferase Ada, with product MGFIPPPPVPAPAFANDEVRWAAVLRRDRAADGVFVFAVRTTGIYCRPSCASRHPRRENASFHADPAAAERAGFRPCRRCKPNEMSLAERQTALVVAACRKIETAEEMPSLDELAEAAGLSRFHFHRMFKSVAGVTPKAYADAHRADRMRDELEQTGTVTEAIYGAGFNSNGRFYAAAPQRLGMTPTAFRDGGTGAEIRFAIGQCHLGAILVAATGKGIVAIQFGDDPQALLEELQDRFPKARLVGGDAEFEQLVARVVGFVEAPSAANGEVMLDLPLDIRGTAFQQKVWQALRAIPAGSTASYAEIAKRIGRPKAVRAVAQACAANDLAVAIPCHRVVRSDGDLSGYRWGVDRKRALLEREAS from the coding sequence ATGGGCTTCATTCCCCCGCCTCCCGTCCCCGCCCCGGCCTTCGCCAATGACGAGGTCCGCTGGGCCGCGGTGCTGCGCCGCGACCGCGCCGCCGACGGCGTCTTCGTCTTCGCCGTCCGCACCACCGGGATCTATTGCCGGCCGAGTTGCGCCTCGCGCCATCCGCGGCGCGAGAATGCCAGCTTCCATGCCGACCCCGCTGCGGCCGAGCGCGCCGGCTTCCGTCCCTGCCGGCGCTGCAAGCCGAACGAGATGTCGCTGGCCGAACGCCAGACCGCCCTGGTGGTCGCGGCCTGCCGCAAGATCGAGACGGCCGAGGAGATGCCGAGCCTGGACGAGCTGGCCGAGGCCGCCGGGCTGAGCCGCTTCCACTTCCACCGCATGTTCAAGTCGGTCGCCGGCGTCACCCCCAAGGCCTATGCCGACGCCCATCGCGCCGACCGCATGCGCGACGAGCTGGAGCAGACCGGGACCGTCACCGAGGCGATCTACGGCGCCGGCTTCAACTCCAACGGCCGATTCTACGCCGCGGCGCCGCAACGGCTGGGCATGACCCCGACCGCCTTCCGCGACGGCGGCACCGGGGCGGAGATCCGCTTCGCCATCGGGCAATGTCATCTCGGCGCCATCCTGGTGGCGGCGACCGGGAAGGGCATCGTCGCCATCCAGTTCGGCGACGACCCGCAGGCGCTGCTGGAGGAGCTGCAGGATCGTTTCCCCAAGGCCCGGCTGGTCGGCGGCGACGCGGAGTTCGAGCAGCTGGTGGCCCGGGTGGTCGGCTTCGTCGAGGCGCCGTCGGCCGCCAATGGGGAGGTGATGCTGGATCTTCCGCTCGACATCCGCGGCACCGCCTTCCAGCAGAAGGTATGGCAGGCGTTGCGTGCCATCCCGGCCGGGAGCACCGCCAGCTACGCCGAGATCGCCAAGCGCATCGGCCGGCCCAAGGCGGTGCGCGCGGTGGCCCAGGCCTGCGCCGCCAACGACTTGGCAGTCGCCATCCCCTGCCACCGCGTGGTCCGCTCCGACGGCGACCTGTCCGGCTACCGCTGGGGCGTCGATCGCAAGCGCGCCCTGCTGGAGCGCGAGGCCAGCTGA
- a CDS encoding substrate-binding domain-containing protein yields MNIPDLEAFVAVVETGSIVGASARLNLPDGEVRGEFRLGVMPYLSEAALSVPLDRLRAEFPQLTLRVTSGWSVRLVDQVTRSELDAAALCLPDGISPPEDLVGEDLGTQRVLLVAAPSLGVPKPASLAELSRFPWIMNESGCGFRAYLRQRFEAERLPFQVAIEALSADLRMSLVARGLGIGILTPSAFADSRWRDAVEVVEAVDFQPRVRAWMLHRPPAGRLAQPIAAFRDGLAQALALPGPFLA; encoded by the coding sequence ATGAATATCCCGGATCTGGAAGCCTTCGTCGCGGTGGTGGAGACCGGGTCGATCGTCGGCGCCTCGGCCCGGCTGAACCTGCCCGACGGCGAGGTACGCGGTGAGTTCCGGCTGGGCGTTATGCCGTATCTGTCGGAGGCGGCGCTGTCGGTGCCGCTCGACCGGCTGCGCGCCGAATTTCCGCAGCTCACGCTCCGCGTCACCTCGGGCTGGTCGGTGCGGCTGGTCGACCAGGTGACGCGCAGCGAATTGGACGCCGCCGCGCTGTGCCTTCCGGATGGCATCAGCCCGCCGGAGGATCTGGTCGGCGAGGATCTCGGCACCCAGCGCGTGCTGCTGGTGGCGGCGCCGTCCCTCGGCGTGCCGAAGCCGGCGAGCCTGGCGGAGCTGTCGCGCTTTCCCTGGATCATGAACGAGAGCGGCTGCGGCTTCCGCGCCTATCTGCGGCAGCGCTTCGAGGCCGAGCGCCTGCCGTTCCAGGTGGCGATCGAGGCGCTGAGCGCCGATCTGCGGATGTCGCTGGTCGCCCGGGGCCTCGGCATCGGCATCCTCACCCCGTCCGCCTTCGCCGACAGCCGCTGGCGGGACGCGGTGGAGGTGGTCGAGGCCGTGGACTTCCAGCCGCGGGTTCGGGCCTGGATGCTGCACCGGCCGCCGGCGGGCCGCCTGGCCCAGCCTATCGCGGCGTTCCGCGACGGGCTGGCCCAGGCCCTGGCGCTGCCCGGGCCGTTCCTGGCCTGA
- a CDS encoding SDR family NAD(P)-dependent oxidoreductase, translating to MMDKVALVVGGAKGIGFAIAERLSEEGATVFLTGRVAGEVEAAASKIGGGARGLVADASAPEDLTRVVASVKEACGRIDALVLNAGMAEPALLAAETTDHFDRLFAVNVRGPVFGLKAALDALADGSSVVLVGSIAGAAGFPSYGTYGATKAALRSYARTWTAELAPRGIRVNVVAPGPTDTEMMARTPDEMRAAVIASIPLGRMAQPAEVAAATLFLLSTEASFIAGVELCVDGGMRQV from the coding sequence ATGATGGACAAGGTGGCGCTCGTGGTTGGCGGCGCAAAGGGGATCGGCTTTGCTATTGCCGAGCGGCTGTCGGAGGAGGGAGCGACCGTCTTTCTCACCGGTCGAGTCGCCGGTGAGGTTGAGGCCGCAGCCTCCAAGATCGGTGGCGGCGCGCGCGGTCTTGTTGCGGATGCAAGCGCGCCGGAGGATCTGACGCGAGTCGTGGCATCCGTGAAGGAAGCTTGCGGCCGCATCGACGCGCTGGTGCTGAATGCCGGCATGGCCGAGCCGGCGCTCCTGGCCGCCGAGACGACGGACCATTTCGACCGTCTTTTCGCGGTCAATGTCCGTGGTCCGGTTTTCGGGCTGAAAGCGGCGCTCGACGCCTTGGCCGATGGCAGCTCGGTCGTCCTCGTCGGGTCGATCGCAGGGGCGGCCGGCTTTCCCTCCTATGGCACCTACGGCGCGACCAAGGCCGCGCTGCGCTCCTATGCCCGAACCTGGACGGCCGAGCTCGCACCGCGCGGCATCCGCGTGAATGTCGTCGCTCCAGGGCCGACGGACACCGAGATGATGGCAAGAACTCCTGATGAGATGCGCGCGGCGGTGATCGCATCGATTCCACTTGGCCGTATGGCGCAGCCTGCTGAGGTGGCGGCGGCGACGCTCTTCCTGCTGAGCACCGAGGCGAGCTTCATCGCCGGCGTCGAGCTTTGCGTCGACGGTGGCATGCGACAGGTCTGA
- a CDS encoding helix-turn-helix domain-containing protein — MVDDTDLALLSDRVLSDMARIRPVLDKIADKWTIMILTVICPKPSRFNEIKRRLDGITHKALADALKRLERNGLVTRTVLPTAPIGVEYAITPLGHSLREPFEALCAWALQYGDAIEEARVASERASARN; from the coding sequence ATGGTGGACGATACCGACCTCGCGCTCCTGTCAGATCGGGTGCTCTCCGATATGGCGCGCATACGCCCGGTGCTCGACAAGATCGCCGACAAGTGGACGATCATGATCCTGACGGTGATCTGTCCCAAGCCGTCGCGCTTCAACGAGATCAAGCGGCGGCTGGACGGGATCACGCACAAGGCGCTCGCCGATGCCCTGAAGCGCTTGGAGCGCAACGGTCTGGTTACGCGGACCGTGCTGCCGACAGCGCCGATCGGTGTCGAATATGCCATAACTCCGCTGGGGCACTCGCTGCGCGAACCGTTCGAGGCTCTGTGTGCTTGGGCACTGCAATATGGTGACGCGATCGAGGAAGCTCGGGTCGCCAGCGAGCGCGCGAGTGCGAGGAATTGA